The following proteins are encoded in a genomic region of Hippocampus zosterae strain Florida chromosome 2, ASM2543408v3, whole genome shotgun sequence:
- the prdm2a gene encoding PR domain zinc finger protein 2 isoform X3 — protein MEPNPHFSEYGDVKDVQQEDDDIGQESTIIEPDTCDVHDHPAHATRCGWESFPCEQCGSCFTSREGLEGHMHSHSLIKNVTHAYKSKSGDMASGLDFDPLQHDNAEPSVSVSSDAHIESTNTAGHNSVLPDEHLYEHYACSYCEKRFTTYPNKEQHESTVHERHPQIARAQQSEMPYEGNQQQIIIATSNHRAQPEVVDDEVEHAGNYMLDVSGGISENLRFYFDGKIVSTSTMSSCEAAEVHAACSTLVGLDALILDPTQLNLGLSMDSILSNQELPGQALARRRTATPPLLPQIQTELESEVAVSSSSSEPVTAFTENPLPQMTESSLTPPKPTIVYLSPKVNRLQENQEILLPDGQTACSSVCAAARRFKRRTVSPQSSPQHSTTSDEEAATTDTDGDAVSLRSVDTQGSLLHQSASERGNSSRKIEEAQAIPLSTESWPPATVDNRCSQQPLDLSSTMKRKDVGNSDDGSALDLSLQKSNLEESGLISNFVFPSEDHLNACLQERAFLSVGEQNGSGASQETPLVSDLAIVTGSNMADSVAEGLVYGLSLRSCPLNSAPVTLTPLALPPAAPCTVSFAPSGTHPALPTAPSLITVLAPPLSLPSPSSQQIQVLAPNVSPEPLVLCAENAINSTQCDLTSAFAATNAANLVALSHPLGPSSNLFLTDQISLNPPFNGDHGICEVPFAPAAALNDPLINSYNITSNTVLIECTISLETPGNVPAAVPARDGAESAVCAQMLVNHIERQQMLSLPNAATVDPAILISSIEESVRLSSSTSLMPDFPAKAEEPDQDLAEEPPNAEEEEPDVFPAKAEELDQDLAEEPPDAEEEEPGVSPAKAEEPDQDLAEEPPNGDEEEPGVFLAKAEEPDQDLAEEPPNADGEEPADGTEPGTEVATDITESVAEVATDGTESGVVVSVDDSKRVENVEETEPPSDAEPQTFAKNFICNVCDLLFHSMKELGHHVSDHAEEWPYKCEFCVLLFEKPSALLDHRSSLHGVDKTYLCSACPKDFVYLCNLKQHQEELHPAQQCTFTEEEKGKVRSQNYNYSAKVSAELALPDGSAEQVKKEENEADAAAEELFTTIKILASDGGKFKAPDVRLGINQHYPSFKPPPFPYHNRSPAGSPASATNFTTHNIPQTFSTAIRCTKCGKSFDNMPELHKHILACANASDKRRYTPKKNPIPLRHFAKSQNGVLSTTNSENESNASNGGNRSTQSSVKMKLKLLNKRKRKLAQRVTPKRNKSLPNKASPPRADEDVFVCPHCSREFTMRRSRTKHMAVCPQKAREARTRKEGGVSVTKENDGRLHRGVSHANEQRASAHPRTRLQTSRPAKRPAPPPAPTSFLNKRPKLATKEDSQNDISTLNDLPAVRPFNPPLRQYTRVHHGVKLSPAKQQPPPPPLSELPTPIREEATAGGSSGQSATA, from the exons CCAAACCCTCACTTCTCTGAATATGGAGATGTTAAGGATGTACAGCAGGAAGATGACGACATTGGGCAAGAGAGCACCATTATCGAACCCGACACGTGTGACGTTCATGATCACCCCGCTCATGCTACTCGCTGTGGCTGGGAGTCTTTTCCCTGCGAGCAGTGTGGGAGCTGTTTTACCAGCCGTGAAGGCCTGGAAGGACACATGCATAGCCACTCTTTGATAAAGAATGTGACGCATGCATACAAAAGCAAGAGTGGGGATATGGCATCCGGTTTGGATTTCGATCCGCTGCAGCATGACAACGCGGAGCCTTCAGTTTCAGTCAGCTCAGATGCCCACATTGAAAGCACAAATACCGCCGGACACAACTCCGTCCTACCTGACGAGCACTTGTACGAGCATTACGCTTGCAGCTACTGTGAAAAGAGATTCACTACCTATCCGAACAAAGAGCAGCATGAGAGCACAGTCCACGAGCGGCATCCGCAAATCGCACGAGCGCAACAAAGTGAGATGCCCTATGAGGGAAATCAACAGCAGATAATCATTGCGACGTCAAATCACAGGGCCCAGCCTGAAGTGGTGGACGATGAAGTGGAACACGCTGGAAACTACATGCTCGACGTCTCCGGCGGTATCTCGGAGAATCTCCGATTTTACTTTGACGGGAAAATTGTGTCGACGAGCACAATGAGCAGCTGCGAAGCAGCCGAAGTTCACGCCGCGTGTTCGACTTTGGTTGGACTGGATGCCCTCATTCTGGATCCCACTCAGTTGAACCTGGGGTTAAGTATGGATTCCATCCTGAGCAACCAAGAGTTGCCGGGCCAAGCGCTTGCCAGGAGAAGAACCGCAACACCTCCTCTGTTACCCCAAATCCAAACGGAACTCGAATCGGAGGTGGCGGTGTCGTCATCCTCCTCGGAACCGGTGACTGCGTTCACGGAGAATCCGCTTCCTCAAATGACAGAGTCTTCACTTACACCCCCGAAGCCAACCATTGTGTATCTGTCCCCCAAAGTGAATCGGCTACAAGAAAATCAGGAAATTCTGCTTCCAGATGGCCAAACAGCTTGCTCGTCCGTCTGCGCCGCGGCAAGAAGGTTTAAAAGAAGGACCGTCTCTCCACAAAGTTCTCCTCAGCACAGCACAACATCCGATGAGGAAGCAGCAACGACGGATACGGATGGTGATGCTGTTAGTTTGAGGTCCGTGGACACCCAGGGCTCTCTTTTGCACCAGAGTGCCAGCGAAAGAGGAAATTCATCCCGGAAGATTGAGGAAGCTCAAGCAATTCCTCTTTCAACAGAGAGCTGGCCTCCTGCGACGGTTGACAACCGCTGCAGTCAGCAACCACTGGATCTCTCCAGTACAATGAAACGAAAGGACGTCGGGAATTCAGACGATGGATCCGCGCTGGATCTCAGTTTGCAAAAAAGCAACCTTGAAGAATCTGGGCTGATATCAAATTTCGTGTTCCCCTCGGAGGATCATTTAAATGCGTGCCTGCAGGAGAGGGCCTTCCTGAGCGTCGGAGAGCAAAATGGAAGCGGCGCGAGCCAGGAAACGCCTCTTGTGTCGGACCTCGCCATTGTTACGGGTTCCAATATGGCCGACTCCGTCGCAGAGGGACTCGTTTATGGACTTTCGCTCCGCTCGTGTCCTCTGAATTCTGCACCGGTCACCCTCACACCTCTTGCGTTGCCACCAGCCGCACCTTGCACCGTATCATTCGCTCCGTCAGGGACGCACCCGGCACTGCCAACCGCGCCATCATTAATCACGGTTCTGGCTCCACCGCTATCTCTTCCGAGCCCCTCAAGCCAACAGATTCAAGTCCTGGCTCCAAATGTATCACCGGAGCCGCTGGTACTTTGCGCGGAAAACGCCATCAATTCGACACAATGCGATTTAACATCTGCGTTTGCGGCGACCAACGCCGCGAACCTTGTCGCTCTCTCGCATCCACTCGGCCCCTCTTCAAACCTGTTTCTCACCGATCAAATTTCTCTGAACCCCCCGTTTAACGGAGACCACGGCATATGTGAGGTGCCGTTCGCACCCGCCGCAGCGTTGAACGATCCCCTCATCAACTCGTACAACATCACGAGTAACACAGTCCTGATCGAATGCACCATTTCCCTCGAAACGCCGGGGAATGTCCCCGCCGCCGTTCCTGCGCGAGACGGCGCGGAGTCTGCAGTCTGCGCGCAGATGCTTGTTAATCACATCGAGCGGCAACAGATGCTGTCATTGCCCAACGCGGCCACCGTGGACCCGGCCATCCTCATTTCCTCCATCGAAGAGTCCGTCAGGTTGTCGTCAAGCACCTCACTGATGCCGGATTTTCCCGCCAAGGCTGAAGAACCGGACCAAGACTTAGCCGAAGAACCTCCAAATGCGGAAGAAGAGGAAC CGGACGTTTTTCCGGCCAAGGCTGAAGAACTGGACCAAGACTTAGCCGAAGAACCTCCAGATGCGGAAGAAGAGGAACCTGGCGTTTCTCCGGCCAAGGCTGAAGAACCGGACCAAGACTTAGCCGAAGAACCTCCAAATGGGGACGAAGAGGAACCTGGTGTTTTTCTGGCCAAGGCTGAAGAACCGGACCAAGACTTAGCCGAAGAGCCTCCAAATGCGGACGGAGAGGAAC cgGCCGACGGGACCGAACCAGGAACAGAAGTCGCGACCGACATTACTGAATCCGTGGCAGAAGTGGCGACTGACGGTACCGAATCGGGCGTGGTCGTTTCCGTTGACGACTCGAAGCGCGTTGAGAATGTCGAAGAGACGGAACCGCCGAGCGACGCGGAGCCGCAGACGTTCGCCAAGAACTTCATCTGCAATGTCTGCGACCTGCTGTTCCACTCGATGAAAGAACTCGGCCATCACGTTAGCGATCACGCAGAAGAATGGCCCTACAAATGCGAATTCTGCGTTCTGCTCTTCGAAAAGCCCTCGGCTTTGCTCGACCACCGCTCGAGCCTTCACGGCGTCGACAAGACTTACCTCTGCAGCGCGTGCCCGAAGGACTTTGTTTACCTCTGCAATCTGAAACAGCATCAGGAGGAATTGCATCCCGCCCAGCAATGTACATtcactgaagaagaaaaagggaaaGTCAGATCTCAGAATTACAACTACTCTGCCAAAGTCAGCGCCGAGCTCGCATTGCCCGACGGGTCTGCCGAGCAGGTGAAAAAGGAAGAGAACGAAGCCGACGCGGCTGCCGAAGAATTGTTCACGACCATTAAGATCCTGGCCTCGGACGGAGGCAAATTCAAAGCGCCCGATGTCCGTCTGGGCATTAACCAGCACTACCCCAGCTTCAAGCCTCCGCCCTTCCCTTACCACAACAGGTCACCCGCCGGCTCGCCGGCCTCGGCCACAAATTTCACCACCCACAACATCCCTCAAACCTTTAGCACGGCCATTCGCTGTACCAAATGCGGGAAAAGCTTTGACAACATGCCGGAGCTGCACAAGCACATCCTGGCTTGCGCCAACGCCAGCGATAAGAGGCGCTACACGCCCAAGAAGAATCCCATCCCGCTGCGACACTTTGCAAAGAGCCAGAACGGCGTCCTCTCCACGACCAATTCGGAAAATGAATCCAACGCCTCCAACGGAGGCAACCGGTCCACGCAGTCCTCAGTCAAGATGAAGTTGAAATTACTGAACAAAAGGAAGCGAAAGCTGGCCCAGAGGGTCACGCCCAAGCGGAACAAGTCCTTGCCAAACAAAGCGTCGCCTCCCCGCGCGGACGAGGACGTATTTGTCTGCCCTCACTGCAGCAGGGAGTTCACAATGCGACGCAGCCGAACCAAACACATGGCGGTCTGTCCCCAAAAAGCCAGAGAAGCGAGGACCAGGAAAGAGGGAGGGGTCTCCGTGACAAAGGAAAACGACGGACGGCTCCATCGAGGGGTCTCTCACGCGAACGAGCAACGAGCCTCGGCTCATCCTCGGACGAGACTCCAGACGTCGCGGCCGGCGAAACGGCCCGCCCCGCCTCCCGCACCGACGAGCTTTCTAAACAAGAGGCCTAAACTAGCCACAAAGGAGGATTCCCAAAATGACATTTCCACTTTAAACGACCTCCCCGCGGTCCGTCCTTTCAACCCTCCTCTGCGGCAGTACACGCGAGTGCATCATGGCGTTAAACTCTCTCCGGCgaaacaacaaccaccaccaccaccgctaaGTGAGCTTCCTACGCCGATTCGAGAGGAAGCGACCGCTGGCGGCAGCTCTGGGCAAAGCGCGACCGCTTGA
- the prdm2a gene encoding PR domain zinc finger protein 2 isoform X1, whose translation MEPNPHFSEYGDVKDVQQEDDDIGQESTIIEPDTCDVHDHPAHATRCGWESFPCEQCGSCFTSREGLEGHMHSHSLIKNVTHAYKSKSGDMASGLDFDPLQHDNAEPSVSVSSDAHIESTNTAGHNSVLPDEHLYEHYACSYCEKRFTTYPNKEQHESTVHERHPQIARAQQSEMPYEGNQQQIIIATSNHRAQPEVVDDEVEHAGNYMLDVSGGISENLRFYFDGKIVSTSTMSSCEAAEVHAACSTLVGLDALILDPTQLNLGLSMDSILSNQELPGQALARRRTATPPLLPQIQTELESEVAVSSSSSEPVTAFTENPLPQMTESSLTPPKPTIVYLSPKVNRLQENQEILLPDGQTACSSVCAAARRFKRRTVSPQSSPQHSTTSDEEAATTDTDGDAVSLRSVDTQGSLLHQSASERGNSSRKIEEAQAIPLSTESWPPATVDNRCSQQPLDLSSTMKRKDVGNSDDGSALDLSLQKSNLEESGLISNFVFPSEDHLNACLQERAFLSVGEQNGSGASQETPLVSDLAIVTGSNMADSVAEGLVYGLSLRSCPLNSAPVTLTPLALPPAAPCTVSFAPSGTHPALPTAPSLITVLAPPLSLPSPSSQQIQVLAPNVSPEPLVLCAENAINSTQCDLTSAFAATNAANLVALSHPLGPSSNLFLTDQISLNPPFNGDHGICEVPFAPAAALNDPLINSYNITSNTVLIECTISLETPGNVPAAVPARDGAESAVCAQMLVNHIERQQMLSLPNAATVDPAILISSIEESVRLSSSTSLMPDFPAKAEEPDQDLAEEPPNAEEEEPGVFLAKAEEPDQDLAEEPPNADEEEPDVFPAKAEELDQDLAEEPPDAEEEEPGVSPAKAEEPDQDLAEEPPNGDEEEPGVFLAKAEEPDQDLAEEPPNADGEEPADGTEPGTEVATDITESVAEVATDGTESGVVVSVDDSKRVENVEETEPPSDAEPQTFAKNFICNVCDLLFHSMKELGHHVSDHAEEWPYKCEFCVLLFEKPSALLDHRSSLHGVDKTYLCSACPKDFVYLCNLKQHQEELHPAQQCTFTEEEKGKVRSQNYNYSAKVSAELALPDGSAEQVKKEENEADAAAEELFTTIKILASDGGKFKAPDVRLGINQHYPSFKPPPFPYHNRSPAGSPASATNFTTHNIPQTFSTAIRCTKCGKSFDNMPELHKHILACANASDKRRYTPKKNPIPLRHFAKSQNGVLSTTNSENESNASNGGNRSTQSSVKMKLKLLNKRKRKLAQRVTPKRNKSLPNKASPPRADEDVFVCPHCSREFTMRRSRTKHMAVCPQKAREARTRKEGGVSVTKENDGRLHRGVSHANEQRASAHPRTRLQTSRPAKRPAPPPAPTSFLNKRPKLATKEDSQNDISTLNDLPAVRPFNPPLRQYTRVHHGVKLSPAKQQPPPPPLSELPTPIREEATAGGSSGQSATA comes from the exons CCAAACCCTCACTTCTCTGAATATGGAGATGTTAAGGATGTACAGCAGGAAGATGACGACATTGGGCAAGAGAGCACCATTATCGAACCCGACACGTGTGACGTTCATGATCACCCCGCTCATGCTACTCGCTGTGGCTGGGAGTCTTTTCCCTGCGAGCAGTGTGGGAGCTGTTTTACCAGCCGTGAAGGCCTGGAAGGACACATGCATAGCCACTCTTTGATAAAGAATGTGACGCATGCATACAAAAGCAAGAGTGGGGATATGGCATCCGGTTTGGATTTCGATCCGCTGCAGCATGACAACGCGGAGCCTTCAGTTTCAGTCAGCTCAGATGCCCACATTGAAAGCACAAATACCGCCGGACACAACTCCGTCCTACCTGACGAGCACTTGTACGAGCATTACGCTTGCAGCTACTGTGAAAAGAGATTCACTACCTATCCGAACAAAGAGCAGCATGAGAGCACAGTCCACGAGCGGCATCCGCAAATCGCACGAGCGCAACAAAGTGAGATGCCCTATGAGGGAAATCAACAGCAGATAATCATTGCGACGTCAAATCACAGGGCCCAGCCTGAAGTGGTGGACGATGAAGTGGAACACGCTGGAAACTACATGCTCGACGTCTCCGGCGGTATCTCGGAGAATCTCCGATTTTACTTTGACGGGAAAATTGTGTCGACGAGCACAATGAGCAGCTGCGAAGCAGCCGAAGTTCACGCCGCGTGTTCGACTTTGGTTGGACTGGATGCCCTCATTCTGGATCCCACTCAGTTGAACCTGGGGTTAAGTATGGATTCCATCCTGAGCAACCAAGAGTTGCCGGGCCAAGCGCTTGCCAGGAGAAGAACCGCAACACCTCCTCTGTTACCCCAAATCCAAACGGAACTCGAATCGGAGGTGGCGGTGTCGTCATCCTCCTCGGAACCGGTGACTGCGTTCACGGAGAATCCGCTTCCTCAAATGACAGAGTCTTCACTTACACCCCCGAAGCCAACCATTGTGTATCTGTCCCCCAAAGTGAATCGGCTACAAGAAAATCAGGAAATTCTGCTTCCAGATGGCCAAACAGCTTGCTCGTCCGTCTGCGCCGCGGCAAGAAGGTTTAAAAGAAGGACCGTCTCTCCACAAAGTTCTCCTCAGCACAGCACAACATCCGATGAGGAAGCAGCAACGACGGATACGGATGGTGATGCTGTTAGTTTGAGGTCCGTGGACACCCAGGGCTCTCTTTTGCACCAGAGTGCCAGCGAAAGAGGAAATTCATCCCGGAAGATTGAGGAAGCTCAAGCAATTCCTCTTTCAACAGAGAGCTGGCCTCCTGCGACGGTTGACAACCGCTGCAGTCAGCAACCACTGGATCTCTCCAGTACAATGAAACGAAAGGACGTCGGGAATTCAGACGATGGATCCGCGCTGGATCTCAGTTTGCAAAAAAGCAACCTTGAAGAATCTGGGCTGATATCAAATTTCGTGTTCCCCTCGGAGGATCATTTAAATGCGTGCCTGCAGGAGAGGGCCTTCCTGAGCGTCGGAGAGCAAAATGGAAGCGGCGCGAGCCAGGAAACGCCTCTTGTGTCGGACCTCGCCATTGTTACGGGTTCCAATATGGCCGACTCCGTCGCAGAGGGACTCGTTTATGGACTTTCGCTCCGCTCGTGTCCTCTGAATTCTGCACCGGTCACCCTCACACCTCTTGCGTTGCCACCAGCCGCACCTTGCACCGTATCATTCGCTCCGTCAGGGACGCACCCGGCACTGCCAACCGCGCCATCATTAATCACGGTTCTGGCTCCACCGCTATCTCTTCCGAGCCCCTCAAGCCAACAGATTCAAGTCCTGGCTCCAAATGTATCACCGGAGCCGCTGGTACTTTGCGCGGAAAACGCCATCAATTCGACACAATGCGATTTAACATCTGCGTTTGCGGCGACCAACGCCGCGAACCTTGTCGCTCTCTCGCATCCACTCGGCCCCTCTTCAAACCTGTTTCTCACCGATCAAATTTCTCTGAACCCCCCGTTTAACGGAGACCACGGCATATGTGAGGTGCCGTTCGCACCCGCCGCAGCGTTGAACGATCCCCTCATCAACTCGTACAACATCACGAGTAACACAGTCCTGATCGAATGCACCATTTCCCTCGAAACGCCGGGGAATGTCCCCGCCGCCGTTCCTGCGCGAGACGGCGCGGAGTCTGCAGTCTGCGCGCAGATGCTTGTTAATCACATCGAGCGGCAACAGATGCTGTCATTGCCCAACGCGGCCACCGTGGACCCGGCCATCCTCATTTCCTCCATCGAAGAGTCCGTCAGGTTGTCGTCAAGCACCTCACTGATGCCGGATTTTCCCGCCAAGGCTGAAGAACCGGACCAAGACTTAGCCGAAGAACCTCCAAATGCGGAAGAAGAGGAACCTGGCGTGTTTCTGGCCAAGGCTGAAGAACCGGACCAAGACTTAGCCGAAGAGCCTCCAAATGCGGACGAAGAGGAACCGGACGTTTTTCCGGCCAAGGCTGAAGAACTGGACCAAGACTTAGCCGAAGAACCTCCAGATGCGGAAGAAGAGGAACCTGGCGTTTCTCCGGCCAAGGCTGAAGAACCGGACCAAGACTTAGCCGAAGAACCTCCAAATGGGGACGAAGAGGAACCTGGTGTTTTTCTGGCCAAGGCTGAAGAACCGGACCAAGACTTAGCCGAAGAGCCTCCAAATGCGGACGGAGAGGAAC cgGCCGACGGGACCGAACCAGGAACAGAAGTCGCGACCGACATTACTGAATCCGTGGCAGAAGTGGCGACTGACGGTACCGAATCGGGCGTGGTCGTTTCCGTTGACGACTCGAAGCGCGTTGAGAATGTCGAAGAGACGGAACCGCCGAGCGACGCGGAGCCGCAGACGTTCGCCAAGAACTTCATCTGCAATGTCTGCGACCTGCTGTTCCACTCGATGAAAGAACTCGGCCATCACGTTAGCGATCACGCAGAAGAATGGCCCTACAAATGCGAATTCTGCGTTCTGCTCTTCGAAAAGCCCTCGGCTTTGCTCGACCACCGCTCGAGCCTTCACGGCGTCGACAAGACTTACCTCTGCAGCGCGTGCCCGAAGGACTTTGTTTACCTCTGCAATCTGAAACAGCATCAGGAGGAATTGCATCCCGCCCAGCAATGTACATtcactgaagaagaaaaagggaaaGTCAGATCTCAGAATTACAACTACTCTGCCAAAGTCAGCGCCGAGCTCGCATTGCCCGACGGGTCTGCCGAGCAGGTGAAAAAGGAAGAGAACGAAGCCGACGCGGCTGCCGAAGAATTGTTCACGACCATTAAGATCCTGGCCTCGGACGGAGGCAAATTCAAAGCGCCCGATGTCCGTCTGGGCATTAACCAGCACTACCCCAGCTTCAAGCCTCCGCCCTTCCCTTACCACAACAGGTCACCCGCCGGCTCGCCGGCCTCGGCCACAAATTTCACCACCCACAACATCCCTCAAACCTTTAGCACGGCCATTCGCTGTACCAAATGCGGGAAAAGCTTTGACAACATGCCGGAGCTGCACAAGCACATCCTGGCTTGCGCCAACGCCAGCGATAAGAGGCGCTACACGCCCAAGAAGAATCCCATCCCGCTGCGACACTTTGCAAAGAGCCAGAACGGCGTCCTCTCCACGACCAATTCGGAAAATGAATCCAACGCCTCCAACGGAGGCAACCGGTCCACGCAGTCCTCAGTCAAGATGAAGTTGAAATTACTGAACAAAAGGAAGCGAAAGCTGGCCCAGAGGGTCACGCCCAAGCGGAACAAGTCCTTGCCAAACAAAGCGTCGCCTCCCCGCGCGGACGAGGACGTATTTGTCTGCCCTCACTGCAGCAGGGAGTTCACAATGCGACGCAGCCGAACCAAACACATGGCGGTCTGTCCCCAAAAAGCCAGAGAAGCGAGGACCAGGAAAGAGGGAGGGGTCTCCGTGACAAAGGAAAACGACGGACGGCTCCATCGAGGGGTCTCTCACGCGAACGAGCAACGAGCCTCGGCTCATCCTCGGACGAGACTCCAGACGTCGCGGCCGGCGAAACGGCCCGCCCCGCCTCCCGCACCGACGAGCTTTCTAAACAAGAGGCCTAAACTAGCCACAAAGGAGGATTCCCAAAATGACATTTCCACTTTAAACGACCTCCCCGCGGTCCGTCCTTTCAACCCTCCTCTGCGGCAGTACACGCGAGTGCATCATGGCGTTAAACTCTCTCCGGCgaaacaacaaccaccaccaccaccgctaaGTGAGCTTCCTACGCCGATTCGAGAGGAAGCGACCGCTGGCGGCAGCTCTGGGCAAAGCGCGACCGCTTGA